ATCTGGCTCGGGATGCGGCGGCGGCTGAAGCCGTGGCCCGCATGGCCAGGATGAGCGGATTCTGATATGTCCGGGCCGCTTTCCCTCATTACGGCGGCTTTACTTAAGGGGCGCTGTCAGGTCTGCCTGACGCCCGTCCCTGCGACGGCTGGGCCGCTCTGCGGAAATTGTGACGCCCTCCTGCCGCTTCGGCAGGGCGGATACTGTCCGCGGTGCGGCATCTGCTACGCGGATGCCTCCGCACCGCCGTATCTGTGCCTGAACTGCCGGATCAGTCCGCCGCCGTGGTCGGCTTTGGCCTTTTACGCGCCATACGCGGGGCTGCTGAAGGAACTGATTCACGGATACAAGTTCGGCCACGATCATGGACTGGGATTTTTGCTGCGGCACTTGGCGGTGCGGGCCTGGGAGGCGCATGGACTCCACCCGCCGGATCGCGTCGTGCCGGTGCCCATGCGTTCCGGGAAAGTGCTCGCCCGCGGATTCAATCAGAGTGTGGAACTGGCCCGGATGCTGTGTTCTGCCTTTGGATTTGCTCTGTACCCGGATGGCCTGCGGAAAATCCGTCCGACCCGCCCGCAGTTCAGCCTGAGACGGGCCGCGCGGCGGGAAAATGTGGCCGGAGCGTTTGCCGCCTCTTCCATGAAAGGGTTGAGAGTGCTGCTGGTGGACGATGTGGCGACCACGGGAGCGACTCTTTCGGCCTGCGCCAGAACCTGCCTGGATGCGGGCGCTGCGCGGGCGGATGCCTTTGTGCTGGCCCGCGCGTTGTGAACCCTCAGGGGACATTGCTGTTGACGGCACGCTTTGTTTCGGCCTATGAGCGACCTCTTTCATTTTTCCCGCGGTTGCGGGCGCAGCGTATGAAAGCCTTGACGGGGCGCTTGGGAAGGGGTAGCCACGTCATTCACTATTTTGGAGGTCGGAAAATGTTTGCAATCGTGGAAACCGGCGGAAAACAGTTTCGCGTGGAAGAAGGCCGCAGCCTGAAGGTCGCCAGGATGGACGCTCAGGCCGGTTCGGCGATCACTCTGGACAAGATTCTGCTCGTGGGTGCCGGAGCCGACGTGAAAGTCGGGCAGCCTTTCGTGTCCGGGGCTTCCGTGCAGTGCGAAGTGGTTGATCACGGCCGGGATAAAAAGATCATTATCTTCAAGAAGAAACGCCGTAAGGATTACCGGAGGAAACAGGGGCATCGTCAGGATTTTACCCTGCTCAAGGTAACCTCCATCCAGGCCTAGCGGCTTGTTGAAAAACACAATTTTTCTGCGGAGGCTGTGCGGAATTCTTCCGGCCAGAACCGAATTTTCACGGTGACGGTGTCTGAAGGAGATATTCAGCCTTCCAGCCCAGGAGGAAAATATGGCTCATAAAAAGGCAGGCGGAAGTTCCCGCAATGGACGCGACAGCGCCGGTCAGCGGCTCGGCGTGAAGAAGTTCGGCGGCCAGACGGTTTTGGCGGGCAACATCCTGGTGCGGCAGCACGGCACCAAGGTCCATCCCGGCACCAACGTCGGCGTGGGCAAGGACTATACGCTTTTCGCCCTCGTTGACGGGATTGTGAAGTTTGAAAAATATACCCGCAAGAACAAGGTCAAGACCAGGGTCAGCATCGTTCCTGCTGCCTAGTTTTTTGCCGGAGTCAGCCTTTTCAAGCCGCCGCAAGGGAATTTCTCTTGGGCGGCTTTTTGTTTGCCCGCGCGCGGCGCGGGCGGGGGAAACATGAGATTTGTCGATGAGGCGCGGATTATTGTCCGTTCGGGGAATGGCGGTAACGGCTGCGTGTCCTTCCGCCGGGAAAAGTATGTACCCAGAGGCGGGCCCGATGGCGGGGACGGCGGCAAGGGCGGCGATGTCATTCTGCGGGCCACGGACAAGCTGCTGACCCTGTACGATTACCGCCATGCGGCGGTGCAGGAAGCGGAGAGCGGGCGGCCCGGCGCGGGAAAGCTGTGTTTTGGGCGGGCCGGGGCGGATCGGATCATCGAAGTCCCCGTGGGGACTCAGGCCTACGAGGAGACGGAAGACGGCGAAACGCTCATCGCCGATTTTACCCGTGACGGCCAGGAACTGCCCGTGGCCCGCGGCGGCAGGGGCGGCAAGGGAAATACGCATTTCAAGTCCTCGACCATGCAGGTGCCGCGTTTTGCCCAGCCCGGTGAAGCCGGAGAGGAAAAATACATCCGGCTGGAGCTCAAGGTCTTTGCGGATGTGGGCCTGCTCGGCCTGCCCAATGCGGGAAAGTCCACTTTCATTTCGGCCATTTCCGCCGCGAAACCGAAGATCGCCGCCTATCC
Above is a window of Desulfomicrobium orale DSM 12838 DNA encoding:
- a CDS encoding ComF family protein: MSGPLSLITAALLKGRCQVCLTPVPATAGPLCGNCDALLPLRQGGYCPRCGICYADASAPPYLCLNCRISPPPWSALAFYAPYAGLLKELIHGYKFGHDHGLGFLLRHLAVRAWEAHGLHPPDRVVPVPMRSGKVLARGFNQSVELARMLCSAFGFALYPDGLRKIRPTRPQFSLRRAARRENVAGAFAASSMKGLRVLLVDDVATTGATLSACARTCLDAGAARADAFVLARAL
- the rplU gene encoding 50S ribosomal protein L21, which encodes MFAIVETGGKQFRVEEGRSLKVARMDAQAGSAITLDKILLVGAGADVKVGQPFVSGASVQCEVVDHGRDKKIIIFKKKRRKDYRRKQGHRQDFTLLKVTSIQA
- the rpmA gene encoding 50S ribosomal protein L27, coding for MAHKKAGGSSRNGRDSAGQRLGVKKFGGQTVLAGNILVRQHGTKVHPGTNVGVGKDYTLFALVDGIVKFEKYTRKNKVKTRVSIVPAA
- the obgE gene encoding GTPase ObgE, with the translated sequence MRFVDEARIIVRSGNGGNGCVSFRREKYVPRGGPDGGDGGKGGDVILRATDKLLTLYDYRHAAVQEAESGRPGAGKLCFGRAGADRIIEVPVGTQAYEETEDGETLIADFTRDGQELPVARGGRGGKGNTHFKSSTMQVPRFAQPGEAGEEKYIRLELKVFADVGLLGLPNAGKSTFISAISAAKPKIAAYPFTTLTPNLGVVLDDQGRKLVVADIPGLIEGAHAGLGLGHTFLRHVERSRFLVHILSAEDVHLENPMAGFQILDEELRRFDPALAGKSQLRVINKVDLLDEARLEEMRAAFSGRGVLFMSALEGAGVEEVLAAMWARHHDAVAAEEGEDRDEPGY